A genome region from Sphingobacteriaceae bacterium GW460-11-11-14-LB5 includes the following:
- a CDS encoding methanol dehydrogenase: protein MKKIFLFSLLSLLFTFAFAQDFPEKPNTLVNDYANVLSSDQKQQLETKLVAFNDSSSTQIAVAILKSVGDYDINEYAVELGRKWGVGQSGKNNGIMIVVAVGDRKISIQTGYGLEGALPDIYAKRIIDNDIKPNFRAGNYYAGLDEATTSIIKYTRGEYKNDSPKASSKKGGSGSIIIIIIIVIVIIIIMRKGGGGGSEVIGGRGASNALFWAMLFGSGGGGRSSGGWGGGSSGGGGGGFGGFGGGSFGGGGSSGSW, encoded by the coding sequence ATGAAGAAAATATTCCTTTTCTCGTTACTGAGTTTATTATTCACTTTTGCCTTTGCACAGGATTTTCCAGAAAAACCGAACACACTGGTTAATGATTACGCTAATGTATTATCATCCGATCAGAAGCAGCAACTGGAAACTAAATTAGTAGCTTTTAATGATTCGTCTTCCACACAGATTGCCGTAGCGATACTAAAATCAGTCGGTGATTATGATATTAACGAATACGCTGTAGAACTTGGCAGAAAATGGGGAGTTGGCCAAAGTGGCAAAAACAACGGCATTATGATCGTTGTGGCCGTTGGCGATCGAAAAATCTCTATCCAAACAGGTTATGGTTTAGAAGGTGCATTACCCGATATTTATGCCAAACGTATCATTGACAACGACATTAAACCCAATTTTAGAGCAGGAAATTATTATGCCGGCCTGGATGAAGCGACTACTTCGATTATAAAATACACCAGGGGCGAATATAAAAATGATAGTCCAAAAGCTTCTTCAAAGAAAGGTGGCTCAGGCAGTATCATCATTATTATCATTATCGTCATCGTGATCATCATTATTATGCGTAAAGGTGGTGGCGGTGGCAGCGAAGTAATTGGTGGCCGGGGTGCATCCAATGCTTTGTTCTGGGCTATGCTTTTTGGAAGCGGTGGCGGTGGACGAAGCAGCGGTGGCTGGGGAGGCGGCTCTTCAGGCGGAGGCGGTGGCGGATTCGGTGGTTTTGGCGGAGGAAGCTTTGGTGGTGGTGGTAGCAGCGGAAGCTGGTAA
- a CDS encoding LemA family protein, giving the protein MKRLIFGILAAVIAVSTLSSCGYNSMVKLDENVKSKWGTVQTQYQRRADLIPNLVATVKGAAKFEQGTLTAVTEARAKATQMTVKADELTPENIQKYQAAQGQLSQALGKLLSITENYPELRATQQFSDLSAQLESTENRITVARKDFNDAVQEYNGKIRSFPTNLTAGMFGFKAKGYFEADATAKDAPKVEF; this is encoded by the coding sequence ATGAAAAGATTAATATTTGGAATTTTAGCTGCAGTTATTGCAGTGAGCACTTTAAGTTCATGCGGATATAATAGCATGGTTAAACTTGATGAAAACGTTAAATCGAAATGGGGAACTGTGCAAACCCAGTATCAAAGAAGAGCAGATTTAATTCCGAACCTGGTAGCTACGGTAAAAGGCGCGGCTAAATTTGAGCAGGGTACTTTAACTGCTGTAACCGAAGCACGTGCAAAAGCAACACAGATGACGGTTAAAGCGGATGAACTGACACCAGAAAACATTCAGAAATACCAGGCAGCTCAAGGACAATTGAGCCAGGCTTTAGGCAAACTATTATCGATTACCGAAAACTATCCTGAACTAAGGGCTACACAGCAATTCAGTGATTTATCGGCACAGTTAGAAAGTACCGAAAACAGGATTACCGTTGCCCGTAAAGATTTTAATGATGCGGTACAGGAGTATAATGGTAAAATCAGATCGTTCCCAACCAATTTAACTGCTGGCATGTTCGGCTTTAAAGCTAAAGGATATTTTGAGGCCGATGCTACTGCAAAAGACGCCCCTAAAGTAGAATTTTAA